In a genomic window of Pelotomaculum thermopropionicum SI:
- the RfaG gene encoding glycosyltransferase, with product MKKLMYLTVTAPCGRQEAFLIAEVNCLLEKGVDLTIVPVHPSGPVFHRDGVDLLARTVVAGLWSGEVWLAALLWFFKAPRRVLSLLFLLLKGGSPVNKAKNLLVFPKSLFIAGKVKSLGIDHIHAHWASTPSTCALVASALTGVPWSFTAHRWDIMVNNLLAEKVGRCSFVRVVSTWGLRQVSRIAGSEAAKKVLYCPMGVKRPGKIPEVSCTLRREFFIAAVGNLTPLKGHRYLLQACRLLADWGVKFRCLIIGDGPERKNLAELAASLGLNNTAWLTGAMPHHRVLRMFRTGAFRVLVHPSVETPDGQHEGVPVAVMEAMAHGVPVVVTDTGSTTDLVDGRCGLVVPQKDPVALATAVKALLDDPGRARSLAAAGCRKIDGLFSLDRNVNILLTRMGITP from the coding sequence GTGAAAAAGCTGATGTACCTGACCGTCACCGCACCCTGCGGCCGGCAGGAGGCTTTTTTGATTGCCGAGGTGAACTGCCTGCTGGAAAAGGGAGTTGACCTGACGATAGTCCCCGTACATCCCTCCGGGCCGGTCTTTCACCGGGACGGGGTGGATCTGCTTGCAAGGACCGTTGTTGCCGGGCTTTGGAGCGGGGAGGTATGGCTGGCGGCTTTGCTGTGGTTCTTTAAGGCTCCCCGGCGGGTGCTGTCCCTGCTGTTCCTGCTGCTGAAAGGCGGCAGCCCGGTCAATAAAGCAAAGAACCTCCTTGTCTTTCCCAAAAGCCTGTTTATTGCCGGAAAGGTGAAATCGCTCGGCATAGACCACATTCACGCCCACTGGGCGTCAACCCCGTCCACCTGTGCCCTGGTGGCGTCGGCCCTCACGGGAGTTCCCTGGAGTTTTACCGCTCACCGCTGGGACATCATGGTTAATAACCTGCTCGCAGAAAAGGTGGGGAGGTGCTCCTTTGTACGGGTTGTTTCGACCTGGGGGCTCAGGCAGGTAAGCCGGATTGCCGGTTCAGAAGCGGCGAAAAAGGTGCTCTACTGCCCGATGGGGGTGAAAAGGCCCGGGAAAATACCGGAAGTGTCCTGCACATTAAGGCGGGAGTTTTTTATCGCAGCCGTCGGCAACCTTACGCCGCTAAAAGGTCACCGCTACCTGCTCCAGGCCTGCCGGCTGCTGGCGGATTGGGGTGTGAAATTCCGGTGCCTGATTATTGGCGACGGGCCGGAGCGTAAAAACCTTGCCGAACTGGCTGCCAGCCTGGGGCTTAACAATACGGCCTGGCTTACCGGGGCCATGCCCCACCACAGGGTGCTCCGGATGTTCAGGACAGGCGCTTTTCGCGTGCTGGTGCATCCCAGCGTGGAAACGCCGGACGGCCAGCATGAAGGGGTGCCGGTGGCGGTTATGGAGGCCATGGCCCACGGTGTGCCGGTTGTCGTTACGGATACCGGCAGCACCACCGACCTGGTGGACGGGCGGTGCGGCCTGGTCGTTCCCCAGAAGGATCCTGTTGCTTTGGCAACGGCCGTCAAGGCCCTGCTGGACGACCCCGGGAGGGCACGGAGCCTGGCCGCGGCCGGCTGCCGGAAAATAGACGGGCTGTTCAGCCTGGACAGGAACGTAAATATTCTTTTGACCAGGATGGGGATAACCCCGTGA
- the RfaG gene encoding glycosyltransferase, giving the protein MEKGPVNHLCPGGGSPCDGSGFRCRRGRRKKRAPGRFALSCAGGRRRHDCLFLFRSYFKNGRGGGGDSNVEKSQNRAQAEGDMTGIKDRTLWIINHHAGGPGRHESFARELESRGWRVRLFASSFIHNLFLELKDYRPGSMHLMEKLRGVDRVWIKTPPYRGNGLSRLLNHLAFAWRVTGVGLKLEPPGAIIGSSAHLFTGLAAYLLARKHRVPFIFEIRDIWPQSLIDIGAVHRLNPLAVGMGALEKFLYRKARLIISVLPGGGEHVAGLGIDRRKVVYIPNGVDLAWYDRCAREKSLTPEQAALFRKIKGSMVAVYAGAHGYANGLETVTGAAAILQRNGVRDVHIVLVGGGPCKARLVQAAREQGLANVTFLDPVEKSQVPAILKNADVCLFHLRNSRAYRFGLSSNKLFDYMAAARPLIAAVDIPPLPGFSRFGVHIPSDDPAALAGAILHMAGMPPEARRKMGLCARRYVERFHDVPVLADGLAEAVENL; this is encoded by the coding sequence GTGGAAAAAGGTCCTGTTAATCATCTCTGCCCTGGCGGCGGCAGCCCTTGTGATGGTAGTGGTTTCCGCTGCCGCAGGGGGCGCCGGAAAAAACGGGCACCGGGCAGGTTTGCTTTATCTTGTGCTGGTGGGCGGCGCCGGCATGACTGCTTATTTCTTTTCCGCTCATATTTTAAAAATGGAAGAGGCGGTGGCGGTGACAGCAACGTTGAAAAAAGTCAAAATCGTGCTCAGGCGGAAGGTGACATGACGGGCATAAAGGACCGTACCCTGTGGATAATTAACCACCATGCCGGCGGGCCCGGAAGGCACGAGAGCTTTGCCAGGGAGCTTGAATCCAGGGGATGGCGGGTGAGGCTGTTTGCCTCCAGCTTCATCCATAACCTGTTTTTAGAGCTGAAGGACTACCGGCCGGGCAGCATGCACTTAATGGAAAAATTGAGGGGTGTGGACAGGGTCTGGATTAAAACACCGCCTTACCGGGGCAACGGCCTGTCCAGGCTGCTCAACCACCTTGCCTTTGCCTGGCGGGTGACCGGGGTGGGATTGAAGCTGGAGCCGCCGGGCGCAATTATCGGCTCCTCGGCCCACCTGTTCACCGGCCTGGCCGCGTACCTCCTGGCCAGGAAGCACCGCGTTCCCTTCATCTTTGAAATAAGGGACATCTGGCCCCAGTCCCTTATTGACATAGGCGCCGTACACAGGCTTAACCCCCTGGCTGTGGGAATGGGTGCGCTGGAGAAATTTTTATACCGTAAAGCCCGGCTAATAATCAGCGTGCTGCCTGGCGGGGGGGAACATGTGGCCGGCCTGGGTATTGACAGGCGCAAGGTGGTATACATACCCAACGGTGTCGACCTGGCCTGGTACGACCGCTGCGCCCGGGAGAAAAGCCTCACTCCGGAACAGGCGGCTCTTTTCCGGAAGATTAAAGGCAGCATGGTTGCCGTCTACGCAGGGGCGCACGGGTATGCCAACGGCCTGGAGACGGTGACGGGCGCGGCCGCAATTTTACAGCGAAATGGGGTCAGGGATGTACATATTGTATTGGTGGGCGGCGGGCCGTGCAAAGCCCGGCTGGTGCAGGCCGCCAGGGAGCAGGGGCTGGCCAACGTGACTTTCCTGGACCCGGTTGAGAAGTCGCAGGTTCCGGCAATTCTTAAAAATGCCGACGTGTGCCTGTTTCACCTCCGCAACAGCAGGGCCTACCGGTTCGGCCTTAGCTCAAACAAGCTTTTCGATTACATGGCTGCGGCCAGGCCGCTGATAGCCGCAGTAGACATCCCCCCGCTGCCGGGGTTTTCCCGGTTTGGCGTGCACATCCCCTCTGACGACCCGGCAGCCCTGGCCGGGGCCATTCTGCATATGGCGGGCATGCCGCCGGAGGCTAGGAGGAAAATGGGGCTGTGCGCCCGCAGGTACGTGGAAAGATTTCATGATGTTCCGGTGCTGGCAGACGGGCTGGCGGAAGCCGTTGAAAACTTGTAA
- a CDS encoding capsular polysaccharide biosynthesis protein — protein sequence MFRRRKKVRGVALLELVRLWEILNKRLSVILVTVILAVVTSGVTCMLLPVQYRARAFLRLDQTDPATGLSRPDYNSLMMYRQLARTYSELAASEPVMQKLSGAVNGELSPEKLKEMVSVRKVKDLELLEISVVDENPERAAYLADRLAAILQQEERNAWKMNNLQVIVPAFPDRRPAGPNVFLAVFTAGLAGLGLAVMAVAVLEYPAGKGQSWPG from the coding sequence TTGTTCCGGAGAAGGAAAAAGGTTAGGGGAGTGGCTCTTTTGGAACTGGTCCGCCTTTGGGAAATATTGAATAAAAGGCTGTCCGTTATACTTGTAACGGTCATTCTGGCGGTGGTGACCAGCGGGGTGACGTGCATGCTTTTGCCCGTTCAGTACCGGGCCAGGGCATTCCTGCGGCTTGATCAGACCGACCCCGCCACCGGCCTTTCCAGGCCGGATTACAACAGCTTGATGATGTACCGCCAGCTGGCAAGGACATACAGCGAACTGGCGGCAAGCGAGCCGGTAATGCAAAAACTGTCCGGTGCCGTCAACGGCGAGTTGAGCCCCGAAAAACTCAAGGAAATGGTTTCGGTCCGCAAAGTTAAGGATCTGGAACTGCTTGAGATCTCGGTGGTGGATGAAAACCCGGAGCGGGCGGCATATCTTGCCGACAGGCTGGCCGCCATTTTGCAGCAGGAGGAAAGAAATGCATGGAAGATGAACAACCTGCAGGTAATCGTCCCGGCCTTTCCCGACAGGCGCCCGGCAGGGCCGAACGTCTTCCTTGCCGTTTTCACCGCCGGTCTGGCCGGCCTGGGTTTAGCGGTAATGGCGGTGGCTGTATTGGAATACCCGGCCGGGAAAGGACAGTCATGGCCAGGGTGA
- the WecE gene encoding predicted pyridoxal phosphate-dependent enzyme (involved in regulation of cell wall biogenesis) — MTVALFDLKRQYQSLENEITGAIREVLAGGEYILGRRVQMLEEQVAAYCGARYGVGVASGTDALFLSLAACGVGRGDEVITTPFTFFATAGAISRTGAIPVFADIDPRTFNIDPEKIEARITGRTRAVVPVHIFGQMADMDAILEIAGKYGLAVIEDACQAIGSENKGRKAGSLGLAGCFSFFPAKNLGCCGDGGMIVTSNEKLAARIRSLRAHGSSKKFFHETIGCNSRLDEIQAAVLLVKLKYLEKWLNRRAALAGLYSSLLKGAVVTPFVAPGNRHTYHLYVIRTPRREAVKRHLEKNGVSCGLYYPLPLHLQPAYQWLGYRKGDFPEAEKASEELLAIPLYPELTRAEVERIALLVRQGVQS; from the coding sequence TTGACGGTTGCCCTTTTTGACTTGAAAAGGCAGTACCAGAGCCTGGAAAATGAAATAACCGGGGCCATCCGGGAGGTTCTGGCAGGAGGGGAATACATCCTGGGCCGGCGGGTGCAAATGCTGGAGGAGCAGGTTGCCGCCTACTGCGGGGCAAGGTATGGCGTTGGTGTGGCCAGCGGCACCGACGCCCTGTTTCTTTCCCTGGCGGCCTGCGGCGTCGGCAGAGGCGACGAGGTCATCACCACCCCTTTCACCTTTTTTGCCACTGCCGGGGCCATATCCCGGACCGGGGCCATCCCGGTATTTGCAGACATTGATCCCCGCACCTTTAATATTGATCCGGAAAAAATTGAAGCCAGGATCACCGGCCGGACCAGGGCCGTTGTGCCCGTGCATATCTTCGGCCAGATGGCGGACATGGACGCAATTTTAGAAATAGCCGGAAAATACGGCCTGGCGGTAATTGAAGACGCCTGCCAGGCCATAGGCTCGGAAAACAAAGGCAGGAAGGCCGGGTCTTTGGGGCTTGCCGGCTGCTTCAGCTTTTTTCCCGCTAAAAACCTGGGATGCTGCGGCGACGGCGGAATGATCGTAACCAGCAATGAAAAACTGGCTGCCAGAATAAGATCCCTCCGGGCGCACGGCAGCAGCAAAAAGTTTTTTCACGAGACAATAGGCTGCAACAGCCGGCTGGACGAGATTCAGGCGGCGGTTTTGCTGGTGAAATTGAAGTACCTCGAAAAATGGCTGAACAGGCGGGCGGCCCTGGCCGGCCTGTACTCCTCGCTGCTGAAAGGCGCTGTTGTTACCCCCTTCGTGGCGCCCGGGAACAGGCACACTTACCATCTTTATGTAATCCGCACGCCCAGGAGGGAAGCGGTTAAAAGGCACCTGGAAAAAAACGGGGTGTCATGCGGCCTGTACTATCCCCTGCCCCTGCATCTCCAGCCGGCTTACCAATGGCTGGGCTACAGGAAGGGGGATTTTCCGGAGGCGGAAAAGGCTTCGGAAGAGCTGCTGGCAATTCCCCTTTATCCGGAGCTAACCCGTGCCGAGGTGGAAAGAATTGCTTTGCTGGTCAGGCAGGGGGTACAGAGCTAA
- the WecE gene encoding predicted pyridoxal phosphate-dependent enzyme (involved in regulation of cell wall biogenesis), with product MNVPLSSPDIGQRERELVNEVLAGSILSMGPKVEQFERMVAEYLGVKEAVAVSSGTSGLHLAVRALGIGEGDEVITTPFSFVASSNCILYERARPVFVDIDPLTLNIDPEGIEAKITPRTRAILPVHVFGRPADMAVIMDIAKKHGLYVIEDACEAVGASYNGKMAGSEGDAGVFAFYPNKQITTAEGGIISTNSTELAGLCRSMRNQGRIDGKKWLDHCHLGYNYRMDELSAALGVAQMERIDEILAKREAVARAYNARLGRLKGVTLPHMEPGIKISWFVYVIRLDPGISRDRVMTYLQEKGVDCRPYFPPVHLQPFYRETFGYREGDYPNAERAASATLALPFFNNLTEQQMDYVVEVLEQAISRAA from the coding sequence ATGAATGTTCCTCTTTCGTCCCCCGACATTGGCCAGAGGGAACGGGAACTGGTAAACGAAGTACTAGCCGGCAGCATTCTCAGCATGGGCCCCAAGGTGGAGCAATTTGAGCGGATGGTGGCCGAATATCTTGGGGTTAAGGAAGCGGTGGCGGTGAGCAGCGGGACCAGCGGCCTTCACCTGGCGGTGCGGGCGCTCGGCATAGGCGAAGGCGACGAGGTGATCACCACGCCCTTCAGTTTTGTTGCCTCCAGCAACTGTATCCTCTATGAGCGGGCCCGGCCGGTGTTTGTTGATATAGATCCGCTCACGTTGAACATCGATCCGGAAGGGATAGAAGCCAAAATAACCCCCAGGACCAGGGCCATTCTTCCCGTGCATGTCTTCGGGCGGCCGGCAGATATGGCTGTTATTATGGATATTGCGAAAAAACACGGGCTGTATGTTATTGAAGACGCCTGCGAAGCCGTGGGCGCCAGCTATAACGGTAAAATGGCGGGCAGCGAGGGCGATGCAGGTGTGTTTGCCTTTTACCCCAACAAACAGATTACCACCGCCGAAGGCGGGATTATTTCCACCAACAGCACCGAACTGGCCGGTTTGTGCCGGAGCATGCGCAACCAGGGGAGGATCGATGGAAAAAAATGGCTTGACCATTGCCACCTCGGCTATAATTACCGGATGGATGAATTGAGCGCCGCCCTGGGCGTAGCCCAGATGGAGCGCATCGACGAAATTCTGGCAAAGCGGGAGGCGGTGGCCAGGGCCTATAATGCCAGGCTGGGGCGGTTGAAGGGAGTCACGCTACCTCATATGGAACCGGGGATTAAAATAAGCTGGTTTGTTTATGTAATCCGCCTGGACCCCGGCATCAGCCGTGACAGGGTGATGACCTACCTGCAGGAAAAAGGCGTGGACTGCAGGCCTTATTTCCCGCCGGTCCACCTGCAGCCTTTCTACAGGGAAACGTTTGGCTACCGGGAAGGGGACTATCCCAATGCGGAGCGGGCCGCCTCCGCGACGCTGGCGCTGCCGTTTTTCAACAATTTAACGGAACAGCAGATGGATTACGTGGTTGAAGTGCTGGAACAGGCGATAAGCCGGGCGGCATAA
- the MviN gene encoding Uncharacterized membrane protein (putative virulence factor), whose amino-acid sequence MQREKAVQAVAVIVVLTVAGKFLGFIREVIMASYFGAGAVTDAYLTSTLVIALILNMLGGRALGTALIPVYCEIAAAGAEERAGKFAGTVLILTFIIFFAAALLGFAFASLLVNATVPGLPAQTKGLAVHLTRLFMAGIPMLALGGVLASLLNAHYSFAVPAALGIPHNLAIIGFVVFSGAGAVDGLAAGTLAGYLAQVLVTLPALKRKQVRITGGLDCREPGVARMGRLLLPVMAGGAVMQLNPLISRFLASGLPEGTISALSYADRIVQVLLGLLVTAIITVSYPALSREFVRERRGNMAELINSWGGMLLFVTAPLALAMASLSRPLVQVIYERGAFGSDAAGATAGALLFYSLGLPFTALGRFFTRVFYIYHDSKTPVLISMAAVAINVMASLALVKPMGHCGLALASTISAAAGVPLSLVCLKAKTGPVFNRRMWKKVLLIISALAAAALVMVVVSAAAGGAGKNGHRAGLLYLVLVGGAGMTAYFFSAHILKMEEAVAVTATLKKVKIVLRRKVT is encoded by the coding sequence ATGCAGAGGGAAAAGGCGGTCCAGGCCGTAGCGGTGATAGTTGTCCTTACCGTGGCGGGCAAGTTTTTGGGGTTTATCCGGGAAGTGATAATGGCTTCATATTTCGGCGCCGGTGCCGTGACCGACGCCTACCTGACGTCCACCCTGGTGATTGCCCTGATTCTGAACATGCTGGGGGGGCGCGCCCTGGGCACGGCGCTTATCCCGGTATACTGCGAAATTGCCGCAGCAGGAGCGGAGGAGCGGGCGGGAAAGTTTGCCGGGACGGTTCTGATCCTTACCTTCATTATTTTCTTTGCAGCAGCCCTGCTGGGTTTTGCCTTTGCTTCCCTGCTGGTAAATGCAACCGTGCCGGGGCTTCCCGCTCAAACAAAAGGGCTGGCGGTTCATTTGACCCGCCTGTTCATGGCCGGCATACCGATGCTGGCCCTGGGGGGCGTGCTGGCTTCCCTCCTGAATGCCCATTACAGCTTTGCCGTACCGGCCGCCCTGGGCATACCGCATAACCTGGCAATAATCGGATTTGTTGTTTTTTCCGGCGCCGGAGCAGTTGACGGCCTGGCGGCGGGAACCCTGGCCGGCTATCTGGCGCAGGTGCTGGTTACCCTGCCGGCCCTTAAGAGAAAACAGGTCAGGATTACTGGCGGACTTGACTGCCGTGAGCCGGGTGTGGCCCGGATGGGCAGGCTATTGCTGCCGGTTATGGCAGGCGGGGCCGTAATGCAGTTGAACCCTCTGATCAGCCGGTTTCTTGCCTCCGGGCTGCCGGAGGGAACGATTTCGGCCCTCAGCTACGCGGACAGGATCGTCCAGGTTCTTCTGGGGCTGCTGGTTACCGCCATCATTACGGTCAGCTATCCGGCCCTGTCCAGGGAGTTTGTCCGGGAAAGGCGCGGTAATATGGCGGAACTGATTAATTCATGGGGAGGAATGCTGCTTTTCGTTACCGCTCCCCTGGCCCTTGCCATGGCGTCGTTGAGCCGCCCGCTGGTGCAGGTGATTTACGAAAGGGGGGCCTTCGGCAGCGATGCCGCCGGAGCGACCGCCGGCGCCCTGCTCTTTTACAGCCTGGGCCTGCCCTTCACCGCCCTGGGGCGTTTTTTTACCAGGGTGTTTTACATATATCACGACTCAAAGACCCCCGTGCTTATCAGCATGGCGGCTGTGGCAATAAATGTTATGGCCAGCCTGGCTCTGGTTAAGCCCATGGGCCACTGCGGGCTGGCCCTGGCCTCGACAATTTCGGCTGCCGCCGGGGTGCCGCTCTCCCTGGTTTGCCTTAAGGCCAAAACGGGGCCCGTATTTAACCGGCGGATGTGGAAAAAGGTCCTGTTAATCATCTCTGCCCTGGCGGCGGCAGCCCTTGTGATGGTAGTGGTTTCCGCTGCCGCAGGGGGCGCCGGAAAAAACGGGCACCGGGCAGGTTTGCTTTATCTTGTGCTGGTGGGCGGCGCCGGCATGACTGCTTATTTCTTTTCCGCTCATATTTTAAAAATGGAAGAGGCGGTGGCGGTGACAGCAACGTTGAAAAAAGTCAAAATCGTGCTCAGGCGGAAGGTGACATGA
- the MviM gene encoding predicted dehydrogenases and related proteins: MEDEQPAGNRPGLSRQAPGRAERLPCRFHRRSGRPGFSGNGGGCIGIPGRERTVMARVKFGIAGCGRIARVHAEEILTMPQAELASVCDIDPGALQSFTCRYGVKGYRDYAEMLNKSDLDVIVICTPSGLHAEMGIMAARLGKHVLVEKPMALTLEDADRLIETCEKEGVLLSVVLQNRFKPPFRLLKMAVDEGRFGKLSHAGVTVRWNRDEAYFHNNPWRGKKAEDGGVMMNQAIHSIDMLQWLMGQVESLFAYTATRYRPIEAEDVGVAVLRFKSGALGVIEAASTVYPRNLEETIALFGEKGTAVIGGVKAGEIKTWQFSEAGEEGKFLPGRNDAAGNVKSGHRVVLENMIKALKTGGGLAVDGREGRKALEIVLGIYRSAETGMPVSLPLTRRCG, from the coding sequence ATGGAAGATGAACAACCTGCAGGTAATCGTCCCGGCCTTTCCCGACAGGCGCCCGGCAGGGCCGAACGTCTTCCTTGCCGTTTTCACCGCCGGTCTGGCCGGCCTGGGTTTAGCGGTAATGGCGGTGGCTGTATTGGAATACCCGGCCGGGAAAGGACAGTCATGGCCAGGGTGAAATTCGGCATTGCCGGCTGCGGCCGGATTGCAAGGGTACATGCAGAGGAAATTTTAACTATGCCGCAGGCGGAACTGGCGTCGGTTTGCGACATCGATCCGGGGGCCTTGCAAAGCTTTACCTGCCGCTACGGGGTAAAGGGATACCGGGATTATGCGGAAATGCTCAATAAAAGCGACCTTGACGTTATTGTCATCTGCACCCCCAGCGGGCTGCACGCAGAAATGGGGATTATGGCGGCGCGGTTGGGGAAGCATGTTCTCGTTGAAAAGCCCATGGCTCTTACGCTTGAAGACGCAGACAGGCTCATCGAAACCTGCGAGAAGGAGGGAGTCCTTCTTTCGGTGGTTTTGCAAAACAGGTTCAAACCGCCTTTCCGGTTGCTGAAAATGGCCGTGGATGAGGGGAGATTCGGCAAATTGAGCCATGCCGGGGTAACCGTCCGGTGGAACCGTGACGAGGCATATTTTCATAACAATCCGTGGCGCGGCAAGAAGGCGGAGGACGGGGGGGTGATGATGAACCAGGCCATCCACAGCATCGACATGCTTCAGTGGTTAATGGGTCAGGTTGAATCATTATTTGCATATACGGCCACCCGCTACCGCCCCATTGAGGCAGAGGATGTCGGGGTTGCTGTTCTAAGGTTCAAAAGCGGCGCCTTGGGCGTGATTGAAGCCGCTTCTACCGTTTACCCCCGCAACCTGGAGGAGACCATTGCCCTTTTTGGAGAGAAGGGAACCGCCGTAATAGGAGGGGTTAAAGCGGGGGAAATAAAAACCTGGCAGTTCAGTGAAGCCGGAGAAGAAGGCAAATTCCTGCCCGGCCGGAATGATGCCGCCGGGAACGTGAAATCGGGCCACCGGGTTGTTTTGGAGAACATGATAAAGGCGCTGAAGACGGGCGGCGGCCTTGCCGTCGACGGCCGGGAGGGGAGAAAGGCGCTGGAGATTGTGCTGGGAATTTACCGTTCGGCCGAAACCGGCATGCCGGTATCCCTGCCGCTCACCAGGCGCTGCGGTTAA
- the RfaG gene encoding glycosyltransferase: MRVLMISGANIRAFGGDAVHTFETAGGLARAGVRVTLLLRGKYRGSGLSGIKVVGLPVTGIKYLDWLIGPLLMCLAALVLTVCNDYDAVYVRDSIQEMPAVLLLRLLNKVVVLEVNAAAAEDLRSRGRPAWKLAVAAWAQRRACLSASLVLTVTAALAGWLAGQGVPAGKVVVVANGANPYLYRPMDREAALFRSGLDSSKTYLCFAGNLAAWQGAGAIIDAFARLAGCYPDAVLLIIGDGQERLALEGRVRRLGLQGRVIFTGWLPYPRVPLYMNASVAGIGGGWCGGDPLLRRRFACSGSSAIKVFSYLACGLPVVIPDIPDLADVVRRAGCGLVAAPDRLEDLAAALKAVLDNPRYRAEAGLRGRAFIEREGTWEHRAAQIKLLIEQKTGRAGGISR, encoded by the coding sequence GTGCGGGTGTTGATGATTTCCGGAGCGAATATCAGGGCTTTCGGCGGTGACGCCGTACATACTTTTGAAACGGCGGGCGGCCTGGCCCGGGCCGGCGTCCGGGTAACCCTGCTCCTGCGGGGGAAATACCGCGGGTCGGGCCTGTCTGGCATTAAAGTGGTGGGGCTGCCCGTAACGGGGATCAAATACCTTGACTGGTTGATCGGGCCGCTTTTAATGTGTTTGGCGGCACTGGTTTTAACTGTGTGTAATGATTACGACGCCGTTTACGTCCGGGACAGCATTCAGGAGATGCCCGCGGTTCTGCTTCTCAGGCTGCTTAATAAAGTGGTTGTGCTGGAGGTTAACGCCGCAGCGGCGGAAGACCTCCGCTCCAGGGGCAGGCCTGCCTGGAAGCTGGCCGTGGCTGCCTGGGCTCAGCGCAGGGCCTGTCTTTCTGCCAGCCTGGTCCTGACGGTCACCGCTGCCCTGGCCGGGTGGCTGGCCGGACAGGGGGTGCCGGCCGGGAAGGTGGTTGTGGTGGCCAACGGGGCCAACCCGTACTTATACCGCCCCATGGATCGCGAGGCCGCCCTGTTCCGGTCAGGACTGGATTCATCGAAGACTTACCTCTGTTTTGCCGGCAACCTGGCCGCCTGGCAGGGTGCTGGTGCAATTATCGATGCCTTTGCCAGGCTGGCCGGATGCTACCCGGATGCCGTCCTGCTGATTATCGGGGACGGGCAGGAAAGGCTGGCCCTGGAGGGCCGGGTCCGCCGCCTGGGGCTTCAGGGCAGGGTGATTTTCACCGGCTGGCTGCCCTATCCCCGGGTTCCCCTGTACATGAATGCCAGCGTGGCAGGCATAGGCGGCGGCTGGTGCGGAGGTGACCCGCTGTTAAGGAGAAGGTTCGCCTGCAGCGGAAGTTCAGCCATAAAGGTCTTTTCTTACCTGGCCTGCGGCCTGCCGGTGGTTATACCTGATATCCCCGATCTGGCCGATGTGGTACGCCGGGCAGGCTGCGGACTGGTGGCGGCACCCGACCGGCTGGAAGACCTGGCAGCGGCCTTAAAGGCCGTTCTTGACAATCCCCGTTACCGGGCGGAGGCAGGACTGAGGGGGAGGGCCTTCATCGAACGGGAGGGGACCTGGGAACACAGGGCCGCTCAGATAAAATTGCTGATAGAGCAAAAAACAGGCCGAGCAGGGGGGATCTCCCGGTGA
- the LpxD gene encoding 3-hydroxymyristoyl, translating into MPLQKSPSPGRCHIMWRAKTGRSGEAVTVINYIHPRAAMGKSCTIGFYSVVREDVWIGEGTSIGNNVTIYPGTVVGENCFIGDNCVLGKQPHPARTSTVRPDGLLEPLRLGAGSVVGSGAVLYAGTVIKEEVMIGDLASVRERCKIGRRVIIGRGAVLENDVSVGDYSKLQTGAYLTAHTSVSARAFIAPMVITANDNQMGRTEERLSEKRGPCIEEGARIGAGALLLPGVRVAAETFVAAGSLVTRDTRPGTVVMGRPARFVRFVPEKEKG; encoded by the coding sequence ATGCCCCTGCAAAAGTCACCATCCCCGGGCCGCTGCCATATAATGTGGAGAGCGAAAACCGGCCGGTCAGGAGAGGCTGTAACTGTGATAAATTACATTCACCCGCGGGCCGCCATGGGAAAAAGCTGCACGATAGGCTTTTACTCCGTTGTCCGCGAGGACGTCTGGATCGGGGAAGGCACCTCAATCGGAAATAACGTTACCATTTACCCCGGGACGGTGGTGGGAGAAAACTGTTTTATCGGCGACAACTGCGTTCTGGGCAAGCAGCCCCATCCGGCCAGAACAAGCACCGTCCGGCCTGACGGCCTGCTGGAGCCGTTAAGGCTGGGGGCCGGCAGCGTTGTTGGCAGCGGAGCCGTGCTTTACGCCGGGACCGTAATAAAGGAAGAGGTGATGATCGGAGATCTGGCCTCGGTACGGGAGAGGTGCAAAATCGGCCGCCGGGTAATCATCGGCCGCGGCGCTGTTCTGGAAAATGACGTGTCTGTGGGGGATTACAGCAAGCTCCAGACCGGGGCGTACCTGACGGCACATACTTCTGTTTCCGCCCGGGCCTTTATCGCGCCCATGGTGATTACGGCCAACGACAACCAGATGGGGAGGACAGAAGAGCGCCTTTCTGAAAAAAGGGGGCCCTGCATAGAAGAGGGCGCCAGGATAGGCGCCGGGGCGCTGCTGCTGCCGGGAGTGAGGGTTGCTGCGGAAACCTTTGTTGCAGCCGGCTCACTGGTCACCAGGGACACCCGGCCCGGAACGGTGGTAATGGGACGGCCCGCCAGGTTCGTAAGGTTTGTTCCGGAGAAGGAAAAAGGTTAG